The DNA window GAGAAGGTCAAATCAGGCGATGAGACGCCGGTTGTCAGTCCGGACAGTGCCGCTCCGGCTGTGCACCTGACGCAAGCAGCAAACGCAGAGCTGCTCCTGGAATACGTTCCCGCGATTGGAGATTCATTGCGGCTGGATCACGAGTACGTCCTGCTCAAAGGGCTGCTCGAACTGACATTTCAGAATGGCGCGGTCGCAACTCTGAAATCGCCTTCGGTGTTTACGGTCAAGTCGGCGACCCGAATGGAGATGAAAGTCGGAAATTGCTCGGTCCATGCTCCCGACGAAGCGAAAGGCTTCGAGCTGATCACTCCTCAGAGTCGCGTGGTCGATCTGGGCACTCGATTTTCCGTGGTGACGAATGAGACGGGGGCCTCGGACGTGCAGGTTGTGGAGGGGTCGGTGGAAGTTCATCCCCATGAGGATGATTCGCAAGGGTCGATGCTCTTAGAGGGGGAGGCGGTCCGGCTGGCGAATGCACCGCAGCAATCCCGGTCGATCGAGTTTGACGAAGGCCAATACTGGAAGCGATTCCCGGATCGCGTCGTCTCCTATACGGCGACCGAAGAGACGCCAGGGGAAGGAGTGCGCGATCTCCTGTCGGTCACCACTCAGCGCGGGGGACAGTCCCGCACCTATCCGGTGGAAGAGCTGGTGGGAATCGACGTCGTTCATTTTTCGTCATTCGCCAATCCGAATAACGCCGCTTGCGCCGGACCGATTCCGGATCGGATCGAGTCCCTGCTGAGCGAAGATACCGCACTCACCTCGGGACTTCCGAATTTCAGCAGAGCGCCGGGGCCTTATCAGCCTGCTGAGAACTTTGCGAACTATCGTGACCATTACGGTCTGGCGATCCGCTTCCGTCAGCCTGTCCTCAACGGCCCCGGTCCTGATGCGGTTCTGTTTGAGGTTCAATCGGCGGAGTATCCGGCGTCCGGCGACAGCTTCCACGTTAGCCCGATTGAAGATGGCCCTGGCCTGCGAACCCACTTCGTGAAACGCTTCGACGTGATGCTGAACTCGAACAACGCCCGCAAGGTGTTTCCGATGTCTTCCGTCGTTTTTGAGTCGCCGATTAAGTCACTGGATGACTTCAGCCGCGTCAAAGTTGTGAGTGTCAACAAACTGGCCATGCCGTTCTATGCATTGGCAGTGGGCATCGATTTTTCCGATCTCGGATATCCCGAAGGGGCGTCTGTGCAGGGCCTCTTCTTCGAAGACTCTGCAGATGAAGAACACGTTGTGGCCGATCCCGTCTTCATCGGTGGATTTCCATCGTCGCCTTGATCTGAGGGCGCACTCGACAACTCGTTTTCTCGCGTCACTGCTCGCTTTCACTATGCAGTGAATTCTCGCTTCACGTCTCCATTTCAGGGTCATTGTCTATGAAAAAATCGTCTTCAACCTGGTCCGGATTCACTCTCATCGAACTGCTGGTGGTGATCGCGATCATCGCCATTCTGATTGCGCTCTTGCTGCCTGCGGTGCAGCAGGCCCGCGAGGCCGCGCGTCGCAGCCAGTGCAAGAACAATCTCAA is part of the Planctomicrobium piriforme genome and encodes:
- a CDS encoding FecR domain-containing protein; its protein translation is MSPDSPELMKLIDLLLDGAITPEQHARLQSLLHESQSARKEYLSYLDIHLGLNDLEEHEFEVALPAGRLVASRAPQNRSQKWSWLWALTSVCGVLLVGGLAAVLSRSLPEQQVDDAPVAAIVEKVKSGDETPVVSPDSAAPAVHLTQAANAELLLEYVPAIGDSLRLDHEYVLLKGLLELTFQNGAVATLKSPSVFTVKSATRMEMKVGNCSVHAPDEAKGFELITPQSRVVDLGTRFSVVTNETGASDVQVVEGSVEVHPHEDDSQGSMLLEGEAVRLANAPQQSRSIEFDEGQYWKRFPDRVVSYTATEETPGEGVRDLLSVTTQRGGQSRTYPVEELVGIDVVHFSSFANPNNAACAGPIPDRIESLLSEDTALTSGLPNFSRAPGPYQPAENFANYRDHYGLAIRFRQPVLNGPGPDAVLFEVQSAEYPASGDSFHVSPIEDGPGLRTHFVKRFDVMLNSNNARKVFPMSSVVFESPIKSLDDFSRVKVVSVNKLAMPFYALAVGIDFSDLGYPEGASVQGLFFEDSADEEHVVADPVFIGGFPSSP